One part of the Salmo salar chromosome ssa10, Ssal_v3.1, whole genome shotgun sequence genome encodes these proteins:
- the LOC106561489 gene encoding DEP domain-containing protein 7 isoform X2: MATVKERAAALNLSGKLCLRSPGHGMVHKPFQASPIWSSIIANLKMSVKVKRRRFHLKSHNDCFLGSDAVDVVLAHIVQSKFFEGADNSRDKVVRVCQTLLDCKVFETVGAKVFGKDKKQDVFQDNKGYLYRFLNTQMPSMDELEKGVLSPGIQSTFCNASCRQEEQLYSHGTPLRSNQLLETVLGNLSLSPSKAHIDSPLPQTLVDEVWREETMLRLLQLVELPMLDNLLEGGEASPRRMAQRDPDLIYTSNYLDREILRAFKDSQEDDWLTAALDCLEFLPDQQVVEVSRDLPRCPDVVGVGQGQPCCSGSGTQQCKLLLYETLVKYYGQPDRSPLLANHMSDIYTGVTELLVNAKFDKALEALQLCLKLLHPHKREELRTLLSFMAMAADPLEIKLDKEIENKMVVKKAFSRAIIHSKSLAKEKVDLLVLFMLDNQHYIFKGPRSVSKSQQRLILTVLKEQHMKSCWRY; encoded by the exons ATGGCCACAGTAAAGGAGAGAGCTGCCGCGCTGAATTTGTCTGGAAAGCTGTGTCTGCGTTCTCCAG GTCATGGCATGGTCCATAAGCCATTCCAGGCCTCTCCTATATGGAGCAGCATCATTGCCAACCTCAAAATGTCAGTAAAGGTGAAGCGAAGGCGCTTTCACCTGAAGTCGCATAATGACTGCTTTCTGGGGTCAGATGCAGTGGATGTGGTGTTGGCCCATATCGTCCAGAGCAAGTTCTTTGAAGGTGCTGACAACTCACGGGACAAGGTGGTGCGTGTTTGTCAGACCCTCCTGGACTGTAAGGTGTTTGAGACAGTTGGAGCGAAGGTCTTTGGTAAAGATAAGAAGCAAGATGTTTTTCAGGACAACAAAGGTTACCTCTACAGGTTTCTGAACACACAAATGCCTTCTATGGATGAACTTGAAAAAGGAGTCCTTTCTCCTGGTATTCAAAGCACTTTTTGCAATGCTTCTTGCAG GCAAGAGGAGCAACTCTATTCACATGGGACACCTCTGAGATCCAACCAACTGTTGGAAACTGTCCTGGGAAACCTGAGTCTGAGTCCAAGCAAAGCACACATTGACTCTCCATTACCACAGACCT TGGTTGATGAAGTGTGGCGTGAGGAGACGATGCTGAGACTGCTGCAGCTTGTAGAGCTCCCTATGTTGGACAATCTGTTGGAAGGCGGAGAGGCCTCTCCCCGTCGCATGGCACAGAGAGACCCAGACTTGATTTACACCAGCAACTACCTGGACCGTGAGATCCTGAGGGCCTTCAAGGACTCACA GGAGGATGATTGGCTTACAGCAGCATTGGACTGTCTGGAGTTCCTGCCTGACCAGCAGGTGGTGGAGGTGAGCCGTGATCTGCCCAGGTGTCCAGACGTGGTGGGTGTTGGCCAGGGTCAGCCTTGTTGCTCAGGCTCAGGCACCCAGCAGTGCAAACTTCTGCTGTATGAAACATTGGTGAAATACTATGGCCAGCCTGACCGCTCACCCCTGCTCGCCAACCACATGTCCGACATCTACACTGGGGTTACCGAATTACTAG TGAATGCAAAGTTTGATAAAGCTCTTGAGGCACTGCAGTTGTGTTTGAAGCTTCTGCACCCTCATAAGCGGGAGGAACTGCGCACATTGTTGAGCTTCATGGCTATGGCTGCAGACCCGCTGGAAATCAAGCTGGATAAAGAG ATTGAGAACAAAatggttgtgaagaaggctttttCCAGAGCCATCATCCACAGCAAATCTCTAGCCAAAGAGAAAGTGGACCTCCTGGTGCTGTTCATGCTGGACAACCAACATTACATTTTTAAG GGTCCACGTTCTGTCAGCAAGTCTCAACAAAGGCTTATACTGACTGTACTCAAAGAACAACACATGAAGAGTTGTTGGCGTTACTAA
- the LOC106561489 gene encoding DEP domain-containing protein 7 isoform X1 — translation MATVKERAAALNLSGKLCLRSPGHGMVHKPFQASPIWSSIIANLKMSVKVKRRRFHLKSHNDCFLGSDAVDVVLAHIVQSKFFEGADNSRDKVVRVCQTLLDCKVFETVGAKVFGKDKKQDVFQDNKGYLYRFLNTQMPSMDELEKGVLSPGIQSTFCNASCRQEEQLYSHGTPLRSNQLLETVLGNLSLSPSKAHIDSPLPQTLVDEVWREETMLRLLQLVELPMLDNLLEGGEASPRRMAQRDPDLIYTSNYLDREILRAFKDSQEDDWLTAALDCLEFLPDQQVVEVSRDLPRCPDVVGVGQGQPCCSGSGTQQCKLLLYETLVKYYGQPDRSPLLANHMSDIYTGVTELLVNAKFDKALEALQLCLKLLHPHKREELRTLLSFMAMAADPLEIKLDKEIENKMVVKKAFSRAIIHSKSLAKEKVDLLVLFMLDNQHYIFKIPGSLHKLVSDKLARVVQGEQPDVTGSTFCQQVSTKAYTDCTQRTTHEELLALLRNLNEDPKHSAKERKRLLRQFYQGHPEIFVQYFGDSVSAVGV, via the exons ATGGCCACAGTAAAGGAGAGAGCTGCCGCGCTGAATTTGTCTGGAAAGCTGTGTCTGCGTTCTCCAG GTCATGGCATGGTCCATAAGCCATTCCAGGCCTCTCCTATATGGAGCAGCATCATTGCCAACCTCAAAATGTCAGTAAAGGTGAAGCGAAGGCGCTTTCACCTGAAGTCGCATAATGACTGCTTTCTGGGGTCAGATGCAGTGGATGTGGTGTTGGCCCATATCGTCCAGAGCAAGTTCTTTGAAGGTGCTGACAACTCACGGGACAAGGTGGTGCGTGTTTGTCAGACCCTCCTGGACTGTAAGGTGTTTGAGACAGTTGGAGCGAAGGTCTTTGGTAAAGATAAGAAGCAAGATGTTTTTCAGGACAACAAAGGTTACCTCTACAGGTTTCTGAACACACAAATGCCTTCTATGGATGAACTTGAAAAAGGAGTCCTTTCTCCTGGTATTCAAAGCACTTTTTGCAATGCTTCTTGCAG GCAAGAGGAGCAACTCTATTCACATGGGACACCTCTGAGATCCAACCAACTGTTGGAAACTGTCCTGGGAAACCTGAGTCTGAGTCCAAGCAAAGCACACATTGACTCTCCATTACCACAGACCT TGGTTGATGAAGTGTGGCGTGAGGAGACGATGCTGAGACTGCTGCAGCTTGTAGAGCTCCCTATGTTGGACAATCTGTTGGAAGGCGGAGAGGCCTCTCCCCGTCGCATGGCACAGAGAGACCCAGACTTGATTTACACCAGCAACTACCTGGACCGTGAGATCCTGAGGGCCTTCAAGGACTCACA GGAGGATGATTGGCTTACAGCAGCATTGGACTGTCTGGAGTTCCTGCCTGACCAGCAGGTGGTGGAGGTGAGCCGTGATCTGCCCAGGTGTCCAGACGTGGTGGGTGTTGGCCAGGGTCAGCCTTGTTGCTCAGGCTCAGGCACCCAGCAGTGCAAACTTCTGCTGTATGAAACATTGGTGAAATACTATGGCCAGCCTGACCGCTCACCCCTGCTCGCCAACCACATGTCCGACATCTACACTGGGGTTACCGAATTACTAG TGAATGCAAAGTTTGATAAAGCTCTTGAGGCACTGCAGTTGTGTTTGAAGCTTCTGCACCCTCATAAGCGGGAGGAACTGCGCACATTGTTGAGCTTCATGGCTATGGCTGCAGACCCGCTGGAAATCAAGCTGGATAAAGAG ATTGAGAACAAAatggttgtgaagaaggctttttCCAGAGCCATCATCCACAGCAAATCTCTAGCCAAAGAGAAAGTGGACCTCCTGGTGCTGTTCATGCTGGACAACCAACATTACATTTTTAAG ATACCAGGATCTTTGCACAAGCTGGTCAGTGACAAACTTGCCAGAGTtgtgcaaggggaacaaccagaTGTGACAG GGTCCACGTTCTGTCAGCAAGTCTCAACAAAGGCTTATACTGACTGTACTCAAAGAACAACACATGAAGAGTTGTTGGCGTTACTAAGGAATCTTAATGAAGACCCAAAGCACTCTGCCAAAGAGAGGAAACGGCTCCTCAGGCAATTTTACCAAGGCCACCCAGAAATATTTGTTCAGTATTTTGGGGATTCTGTGTCTGCTGTCGGTGTGTAG